One segment of Yersinia kristensenii DNA contains the following:
- the artP gene encoding arginine ABC transporter ATP-binding protein ArtP — protein sequence MSIQLNGINCYYGAHQALFDITLDCPAGETLVLLGPSGAGKSSLLRVLNLLEMPRSGALQIAGNHFDFSQAPGAKAIRELRQNVGMVFQQYNLWPHLTVVQNLIEAPCRVLGLSKDEAMARAQKLLTRLRLTDFVDRFPLHLSGGQQQRVAIARALMMEPQVLLFDEPTAALDPEITAQIVSIIRELAGTGITQVIVTHEVEVARKTASRVVYMENGHVVEQGDASHFAQPTTEAFASYLSH from the coding sequence ATGAGTATTCAACTTAACGGAATTAACTGTTACTACGGCGCACATCAAGCGCTGTTCGACATTACATTAGACTGTCCTGCGGGCGAAACCTTAGTGTTATTAGGGCCAAGTGGTGCGGGTAAAAGCTCATTGCTGCGCGTACTTAATTTGCTAGAGATGCCGCGTTCAGGGGCTTTGCAAATAGCGGGCAATCACTTCGATTTTTCCCAAGCTCCGGGCGCGAAAGCTATTCGCGAATTACGCCAGAATGTGGGGATGGTCTTCCAGCAATATAATCTTTGGCCGCACCTCACTGTGGTGCAAAACCTGATTGAAGCCCCTTGCCGCGTGCTGGGTCTGTCAAAAGATGAAGCTATGGCGCGGGCGCAAAAATTACTGACCCGCCTGCGTTTGACTGATTTTGTTGACCGCTTCCCGCTACACCTTTCGGGGGGGCAGCAACAACGTGTGGCCATTGCCCGCGCGTTAATGATGGAGCCGCAAGTTTTGCTGTTTGACGAACCAACCGCAGCACTTGATCCAGAAATTACAGCACAAATCGTCAGTATTATCCGTGAACTGGCAGGAACCGGCATCACTCAAGTGATTGTAACCCATGAGGTTGAAGTCGCCCGTAAAACGGCCAGCCGCGTGGTTTACATGGAAAACGGCCACGTAGTCGAGCAAGGCGATGCCAGCCACTTTGCACAACCTACAACTGAAGCTTTTGCCAGCTATCTGTCACATTGA
- a CDS encoding NAD-dependent epimerase/dehydratase family protein codes for MKILVTGATCGLGRNAVEYLRRQGIKVIATGNNPAMGALLTKIGAEFIHADLTNLVSSQAKAMLAGVDTLWHCSSFTSPWGTEQTFELANVRATRRLGEWAAAYGVENFIHISSPAIYFDYHHHRNIQEDFRPVRFANEFARSKAAGEEVIQQLALSNPQTHFTILRPQGLFGPHDTVMLPRLLQMIKYYGTLLLPRGGDALVDMTYLENAVHAMWLATQSQNTPSGRAYNITNQQPRPLRTIVQHLLEELDMPCRIRSVPYPMMDIMARAMEKLGNKAEKEPILTHYGVAKLNFDLTLDTQRAELELGYRPLVSLDEGIIRTARWLKEHGKLRG; via the coding sequence ATGAAGATATTGGTCACCGGTGCAACCTGTGGGTTAGGCCGAAATGCCGTTGAATATCTCCGTCGTCAGGGTATCAAAGTCATCGCCACCGGCAATAATCCGGCGATGGGCGCATTATTGACAAAGATAGGCGCTGAATTTATTCATGCCGACCTGACGAATCTGGTTTCCTCGCAGGCAAAAGCCATGCTGGCCGGTGTCGATACACTGTGGCACTGCTCCAGTTTTACTTCGCCCTGGGGCACTGAGCAAACTTTTGAACTGGCCAATGTCCGCGCGACACGCCGTTTAGGTGAATGGGCCGCCGCATATGGTGTGGAGAATTTCATTCATATTTCTTCACCCGCCATTTATTTCGATTATCACCACCATCGAAATATTCAGGAAGACTTCCGCCCAGTCCGTTTTGCCAATGAGTTCGCGCGCAGCAAAGCCGCTGGCGAGGAGGTTATTCAGCAATTAGCGCTGTCTAATCCGCAAACCCATTTTACTATTTTGCGCCCGCAAGGCTTATTCGGCCCGCACGACACTGTGATGCTGCCGCGCCTGCTACAAATGATTAAATATTATGGCACCCTGCTGCTGCCCCGTGGTGGTGATGCTCTGGTGGACATGACCTATCTGGAAAATGCGGTGCATGCCATGTGGCTGGCGACTCAAAGCCAAAATACACCGTCTGGCAGAGCCTATAATATTACCAATCAACAACCTCGCCCACTGCGCACCATCGTGCAACATCTGCTGGAAGAGTTGGATATGCCCTGCCGTATTCGCTCAGTGCCCTACCCAATGATGGATATCATGGCCCGAGCTATGGAGAAATTGGGTAATAAAGCCGAAAAAGAGCCAATATTGACCCATTATGGGGTCGCTAAACTTAATTTTGACCTGACACTGGATACCCAGCGGGCAGAATTAGAATTAGGTTACCGCCCGTTGGTATCATTGGATGAAGGGATTATTCGCACCGCCCGCTGGTTGAAAGAGCACGGTAAATTACGTGGATAA
- a CDS encoding lipoprotein produces MKKKNIALILPLAILLSACTSNVSPAFKDISSRTSPCIDGGPDTVAQKFYDLRIQQIGNKSGLPDDNLSAQFRPYLSQALYEQIQTARKQAGHRPAATANATQTINGDIFTSLREGNTSADVASASTIPNTDARNIPLRVNLTHQSASGPSVMWQDEVLMIREGTCWVVDDIRFMGVSAPASSLRQLLGDH; encoded by the coding sequence ATGAAAAAGAAAAATATTGCCCTGATTCTTCCTCTTGCCATTTTATTGAGTGCCTGTACCAGCAATGTCAGCCCGGCATTCAAGGATATCAGCAGCCGCACCTCGCCTTGTATTGACGGCGGGCCGGACACAGTAGCGCAAAAATTCTATGACCTGCGGATTCAGCAAATTGGCAATAAAAGTGGCTTGCCCGATGATAATTTGTCTGCTCAATTTCGCCCTTATCTGAGCCAGGCACTTTATGAACAAATTCAAACAGCGAGAAAGCAAGCGGGCCATCGCCCGGCAGCTACAGCGAATGCCACACAAACCATCAATGGTGATATTTTCACCAGTTTGCGTGAAGGCAACACCAGCGCGGATGTTGCCAGCGCTTCAACCATTCCCAATACTGATGCCCGTAATATTCCATTACGCGTCAATTTGACGCACCAATCGGCAAGTGGGCCGTCAGTGATGTGGCAAGACGAAGTGTTGATGATCCGCGAAGGAACCTGTTGGGTTGTCGATGACATCCGCTTTATGGGTGTTTCAGCCCCGGCCAGCAGCTTGCGTCAACTTCTGGGTGATCACTAA
- the artQ gene encoding arginine ABC transporter permease ArtQ has protein sequence MNEFQPLASAAGMTVGLAVCALVLGLVLAMLFAVCESSRWKVVSYLTTGWVTILRGLPEILVVLFIYFGSSQLLMMLSDGFTLNLYLFELPIKLNIDDFEVSPFLCGVIALALLYSAYASQTLRGALKAVPIGQWESGQALGLSQTAIFFRLIMPQMWRHALPGLGNQWLVLLKDTALVSLISVNDLMLQTKSIATRTQEPFTWYMIAAAIYLVVTLLSQYVLKWIELRTTRFERSPS, from the coding sequence ATGAATGAATTTCAACCTTTAGCAAGCGCCGCCGGCATGACCGTCGGCCTTGCCGTTTGTGCACTGGTCCTCGGTCTGGTTCTGGCGATGCTGTTCGCCGTCTGTGAATCATCACGATGGAAAGTCGTCAGTTACCTGACAACTGGCTGGGTCACCATTTTACGCGGGCTACCAGAGATTCTGGTGGTGCTGTTTATCTATTTTGGCTCCTCTCAGCTGTTGATGATGCTGTCAGACGGTTTTACCTTAAATCTGTATCTGTTTGAGCTGCCGATTAAGCTCAATATTGATGATTTTGAGGTCAGCCCATTCCTGTGTGGTGTTATTGCGCTGGCCCTGCTTTATTCGGCTTATGCATCACAGACGTTACGCGGTGCACTGAAAGCCGTGCCTATCGGGCAGTGGGAGTCAGGCCAAGCATTGGGTTTGAGTCAAACGGCTATTTTCTTCCGCTTGATTATGCCGCAGATGTGGCGTCATGCCCTACCCGGCTTGGGTAACCAATGGTTGGTGTTGCTGAAAGATACCGCGCTAGTATCGCTTATCAGTGTCAATGATTTGATGCTGCAAACCAAAAGCATTGCCACCCGAACTCAAGAACCCTTTACTTGGTATATGATTGCCGCAGCTATTTATCTGGTGGTGACCCTACTTAGCCAGTATGTGCTTAAGTGGATTGAACTCCGAACGACCCGTTTTGAACGGAGCCCATCCTAA
- the potI gene encoding putrescine ABC transporter permease PotI codes for MNNLPEVRSVWRRVILIVGYTFLYAPMLMLVIYSFNSSKLVTVWAGWSIRWYIELFNDSAMISAVGLSLTIAAASATMAVVLGTIAAVVMVRFGRFRGSTGFAFMLTAPLVMPDVITGLSLLLLFVAMGHAIGWPAERGMFTIWLAHVTFCTAYVTVVISSRLRELDRSIEEAAMDLGATPLKVFFVITVPMIAPALISGWLLAFTLSLDDLVIASFVAGPGATTLPMLVFSSVRMGVNPEINALATLILLVVGIIGLIAWWFMSRSEKQRLRELRKAARS; via the coding sequence ATGAATAACTTACCGGAAGTGCGCTCGGTCTGGCGTCGAGTTATCTTGATTGTCGGCTATACCTTCTTGTATGCGCCGATGTTGATGCTGGTTATCTACTCGTTTAACAGTTCGAAGCTGGTCACTGTGTGGGCGGGGTGGTCTATCCGCTGGTATATAGAGCTGTTCAATGATTCGGCGATGATATCAGCGGTGGGGTTGAGCCTCACTATCGCCGCGGCTTCTGCCACCATGGCGGTGGTGTTGGGGACGATAGCGGCGGTGGTCATGGTGCGCTTTGGCCGTTTTCGCGGCTCGACCGGTTTTGCTTTTATGCTGACAGCCCCATTGGTGATGCCGGACGTCATTACTGGTTTATCATTATTATTGCTGTTTGTCGCCATGGGCCATGCGATTGGCTGGCCAGCTGAGCGCGGTATGTTCACCATCTGGCTGGCACATGTGACCTTCTGTACTGCCTATGTGACCGTGGTTATTAGCTCCCGCTTACGCGAATTAGACCGATCAATCGAAGAAGCCGCTATGGATTTGGGGGCAACCCCATTGAAAGTGTTCTTTGTGATTACCGTGCCGATGATTGCTCCAGCATTAATCTCTGGCTGGCTACTGGCCTTTACTCTGTCGCTGGATGATTTAGTGATCGCCAGTTTTGTCGCCGGGCCGGGCGCAACAACCTTACCGATGTTGGTGTTCTCCAGTGTGCGTATGGGGGTGAACCCGGAGATAAATGCGCTAGCGACTCTGATTTTGCTGGTGGTCGGGATTATCGGCTTAATTGCGTGGTGGTTTATGTCCCGTTCGGAAAAACAGCGGTTGCGCGAATTACGCAAAGCTGCCCGCAGTTGA
- a CDS encoding arginine ABC transporter substrate-binding protein, protein MKKLLLATMLSGMVFSATAAETIRFAASATYPPFESIGANNEIVGFDMDLAKALCKQMEANCTFTNQAFDSLIPALKFKRYDAVISGMDITPERSKQVAFTQPYYANSAIVIAPKGKFTAFADLKGKKIGMENGTTHQKYLQDKHPEIQTVAYDSYQNAIIDLKNGRIDGVFGDTAVVNEWLKTNPNLASVGEHVTDPQYFGTGLGIAVRPDNTALLEKLNKAIEAVKADGTYKTINDKWFPQ, encoded by the coding sequence ATGAAAAAGTTACTATTGGCGACAATGTTAAGTGGTATGGTGTTCAGTGCAACGGCCGCAGAAACCATCCGTTTCGCTGCCTCAGCAACCTACCCGCCTTTTGAATCCATCGGTGCCAATAATGAAATCGTCGGCTTTGATATGGATTTGGCAAAAGCATTATGTAAGCAGATGGAAGCCAACTGTACATTCACCAATCAAGCCTTTGATAGCCTGATCCCGGCGCTAAAATTTAAACGTTATGATGCTGTTATCTCTGGTATGGATATCACACCGGAACGTAGTAAGCAGGTAGCATTTACCCAGCCCTACTATGCCAACTCGGCCATTGTGATTGCCCCGAAAGGTAAATTCACTGCTTTCGCCGACCTGAAAGGCAAGAAAATCGGGATGGAAAACGGCACCACACACCAGAAATATTTGCAGGATAAACATCCAGAAATTCAAACCGTGGCTTATGACAGCTACCAAAATGCCATTATTGACCTAAAAAATGGCCGTATTGACGGGGTGTTTGGTGACACAGCGGTAGTGAATGAGTGGCTGAAAACCAATCCAAATCTGGCATCAGTGGGCGAACATGTGACTGATCCACAATACTTCGGCACTGGCCTTGGTATTGCGGTGCGCCCGGATAACACCGCGTTGCTGGAGAAATTGAATAAAGCCATTGAAGCAGTGAAAGCTGACGGGACATATAAAACCATCAATGATAAGTGGTTCCCGCAGTAA
- a CDS encoding superinfection immunity protein, giving the protein MSSITNSLILIILYFIPFIIAKTRKHNKTGSIFLANLLFGWTLIGWAAALVWSVSADVAPLGEISNKDLKKHLPEIKCPFCGSMNMANTTICHACGKDQSVMAGSARLNSATKIVSYARKDPSAGISGLQGKPSKKYKSQININNN; this is encoded by the coding sequence ATGTCTTCTATCACCAACAGCTTGATACTTATTATTCTTTATTTTATCCCTTTTATTATCGCCAAAACTCGCAAGCATAATAAAACCGGATCTATTTTTTTAGCTAACCTACTGTTTGGCTGGACATTAATCGGCTGGGCCGCCGCTTTAGTTTGGTCAGTATCTGCAGATGTTGCGCCATTAGGTGAAATATCTAACAAAGACCTTAAGAAACATCTGCCGGAAATAAAGTGCCCCTTTTGTGGCTCCATGAATATGGCCAATACCACTATTTGTCATGCATGTGGTAAAGATCAATCCGTCATGGCAGGGAGTGCGCGGCTAAATTCAGCCACTAAAATTGTCAGCTATGCCCGAAAAGATCCATCCGCTGGGATCAGTGGTTTGCAAGGTAAACCCAGCAAAAAATATAAATCTCAGATTAATATTAACAATAACTGA
- the artM gene encoding arginine ABC transporter permease ArtM, with protein MLEFLPEILKGLHTSLTLTIASLLVALVLSLLFTIVLTLKTPIVTPLVKIYITLFTGTPLLVQIFLIYYGPGQFPAIREYPWLWNLLSQPWLCAMIALALNSAAYTTQLFYGAVRAIPAGQWQSCEALGMSKAQSLRILLPFAFKRALSSYSNEVVLVFKSTSLAYTITLMEVMGYSQLMYGRTYDVMVFGAAGIVYLVVNGLLTLLMRLVERKALAFERRN; from the coding sequence ATGCTGGAATTCTTACCTGAGATCCTGAAAGGTCTCCATACCAGCCTGACATTGACTATTGCCTCCTTGTTGGTCGCATTGGTGCTGTCATTGCTGTTTACCATTGTATTGACGCTGAAAACCCCGATTGTCACGCCACTGGTTAAAATTTATATCACGCTGTTCACTGGCACCCCGCTGTTAGTCCAGATTTTTTTGATCTATTACGGCCCAGGGCAGTTCCCTGCTATTCGTGAATATCCGTGGTTATGGAATCTGCTGTCACAACCATGGCTGTGCGCAATGATTGCCTTGGCATTGAACAGCGCGGCCTATACCACTCAGTTATTCTATGGTGCTGTGCGCGCCATTCCAGCGGGTCAATGGCAATCTTGTGAAGCACTAGGAATGTCTAAGGCCCAGTCATTGCGCATCTTGCTGCCATTTGCTTTTAAACGCGCGCTGTCATCCTATTCCAACGAAGTGGTGTTGGTGTTCAAAAGTACCTCACTGGCTTACACCATTACATTGATGGAAGTAATGGGTTACAGCCAATTGATGTATGGCCGGACCTATGATGTGATGGTATTTGGTGCTGCGGGGATTGTTTATCTGGTGGTAAATGGCTTGCTGACACTGCTGATGCGGTTGGTCGAGCGCAAGGCGCTGGCGTTTGAGCGGCGTAATTAA
- a CDS encoding YbjO family protein — MRLLFSSAAFSSAATTPVPVLIAGIAIIATRFLGVILLVATLGWRGTGSFIAESLQYWDSALIFIASILILLLEIVCGVAVCLRQNWARWCYLACQWVASIYLLMASLDWLELDVDVFRIDGATGAEILHSLLLQKIPDVVILGLLFFPWHRYFRSSK, encoded by the coding sequence ATGAGACTGTTATTTTCATCCGCAGCGTTTTCATCAGCCGCCACCACTCCCGTCCCGGTGTTAATCGCCGGAATCGCCATTATTGCGACCCGTTTCCTCGGCGTAATCCTCTTGGTGGCGACGTTGGGCTGGAGAGGCACTGGCAGTTTTATCGCTGAAAGCCTGCAATACTGGGATTCTGCCCTGATATTTATTGCCAGCATTTTGATCCTGTTGCTGGAAATAGTTTGTGGCGTAGCCGTCTGTTTGCGGCAAAATTGGGCACGCTGGTGCTATCTGGCTTGCCAATGGGTGGCCAGCATCTATTTGCTGATGGCGTCACTGGACTGGTTAGAGCTGGATGTCGATGTCTTCCGCATTGATGGCGCTACCGGAGCTGAAATTTTGCATAGCCTGCTGCTACAAAAAATCCCCGATGTGGTGATTCTCGGTTTGTTGTTTTTCCCTTGGCATCGCTATTTCCGCTCGTCAAAATGA
- the rlmC gene encoding 23S rRNA (uracil(747)-C(5))-methyltransferase RlmC → MHCAQYTAGSCRSCQWLDKPYPQQLADKQHHLENLLSGHAVTQWLSPAFGQESAFRNKAKMVVSGSVERPLLGMLHRDGTPVDLCECPLYPVSFAPVFAVLKSFIARAGLTPYNVARKRGELKFLLLTESTYRGELMLRFVLRSSTKLAQLQAALPWLQQQLPQLAVISANIQPVHMAILEGEQEIPLTEQQTLPESFNQVPLFIRPQSFFQTNPQVAASLYATARQWVRELNINSMWDLFCGVGGFGLHCADPETQLTGIEISAEAIACARQSASQLGLKNVNFAALDSTRFATAETQVPQLVLVNPPRRGIGAELCEYLSQMAPEFILYSSCNAETMAKDINLLADYHIERVQLFDMFPHTAHYEVLSLLIKR, encoded by the coding sequence ATGCATTGCGCACAATATACGGCGGGTAGCTGCCGTTCCTGTCAGTGGTTGGATAAACCTTATCCGCAACAACTGGCTGATAAACAACATCATTTAGAGAATCTGTTATCCGGTCACGCCGTCACTCAATGGCTATCGCCGGCTTTCGGACAGGAAAGTGCTTTTCGTAATAAAGCCAAAATGGTGGTCAGCGGCAGTGTTGAGCGCCCATTATTAGGAATGTTGCATCGCGATGGCACCCCGGTTGATTTATGTGAGTGTCCACTTTATCCAGTCAGTTTTGCCCCCGTTTTTGCGGTGCTGAAATCCTTTATTGCGCGTGCGGGTCTAACGCCTTATAACGTTGCGCGCAAGCGTGGTGAGCTTAAATTCCTGTTATTAACTGAAAGCACTTATCGCGGCGAGTTAATGCTGCGCTTTGTGCTGCGCTCATCCACTAAATTGGCACAGCTACAGGCGGCCTTGCCGTGGTTACAGCAACAATTACCTCAACTTGCCGTTATCTCGGCCAATATTCAGCCGGTGCATATGGCGATTTTGGAAGGGGAGCAGGAAATCCCATTAACTGAGCAACAGACACTGCCCGAGAGTTTTAATCAGGTACCGTTGTTCATCCGCCCACAAAGTTTTTTCCAGACAAATCCGCAAGTTGCAGCATCACTGTATGCCACTGCGCGCCAATGGGTGCGAGAGCTAAATATCAATAGCATGTGGGATTTATTCTGTGGGGTGGGGGGGTTTGGTTTGCATTGTGCGGATCCTGAAACTCAGCTTACCGGCATTGAAATCAGCGCCGAAGCTATTGCCTGTGCGCGTCAGTCAGCGAGTCAATTGGGGTTAAAAAATGTCAATTTTGCTGCGCTAGATTCGACGCGTTTTGCCACCGCCGAAACTCAAGTGCCGCAATTGGTCTTGGTTAACCCACCCAGGCGAGGAATAGGTGCCGAACTGTGTGAGTATCTCAGCCAAATGGCCCCTGAATTTATTCTCTATTCAAGCTGTAATGCCGAGACAATGGCGAAAGATATCAATTTGTTAGCGGACTATCACATTGAGCGGGTGCAGTTGTTTGATATGTTTCCGCATACCGCACATTATGAAGTTTTATCCTTACTTATTAAGCGCTAA
- the artJ gene encoding arginine ABC transporter substrate-binding protein, translating into MKKLIIAAVLASISLSASAAETVRFAAEATYPPFEFIDANNKMQGFDIDLANALCKEMQAECTFTNQAFDSLIPSLKFKRFDAVISGMDITPERQKQVAFTQPYYDNSALFIAEKGKVADLAALKGKRVGMQNGSTHQKYLMEKHPEITAVPYDSYQNAILDLKNGRLDAVFGDTAVVNEWLKQNNQLAAVGDKVTDADYFGTGLGIAVRQNNTELQGKLDAALAKVKADGTYQTIYKKWFQQ; encoded by the coding sequence ATGAAAAAATTAATAATTGCTGCCGTCCTCGCCAGTATCAGTTTGTCCGCCTCTGCCGCTGAAACTGTCCGTTTCGCTGCTGAAGCGACTTACCCGCCTTTCGAATTTATTGATGCCAATAATAAAATGCAGGGCTTTGATATCGATCTGGCTAATGCGCTGTGTAAAGAGATGCAAGCCGAATGTACCTTTACCAATCAAGCTTTCGACAGTTTGATTCCAAGTTTAAAATTCAAGCGTTTTGATGCGGTTATCTCTGGGATGGACATTACCCCTGAGCGCCAAAAGCAAGTGGCTTTTACCCAGCCTTATTATGATAACTCTGCGCTGTTTATTGCCGAGAAAGGTAAAGTGGCTGATTTAGCCGCCCTGAAAGGCAAACGTGTGGGGATGCAAAATGGTTCTACTCATCAAAAATACCTGATGGAAAAACATCCTGAAATTACCGCCGTCCCTTATGACAGCTATCAGAATGCCATTCTTGATCTGAAAAATGGCCGTCTGGATGCAGTATTTGGTGACACAGCCGTGGTCAATGAATGGTTGAAGCAGAATAATCAATTGGCTGCGGTGGGTGATAAAGTCACTGACGCTGACTATTTCGGCACAGGTTTAGGTATTGCCGTTCGTCAGAACAACACCGAATTACAGGGTAAGTTAGATGCTGCGCTGGCAAAAGTTAAAGCCGATGGCACCTATCAGACAATTTATAAAAAATGGTTCCAGCAGTAA
- a CDS encoding DUF2867 domain-containing protein, translated as MTPQRILVLGASGYIGQHLVPKLRQQGHAVTAAARRIEWLKEQPWPGVECRFVDLYQPSTLIAALQDIDVVYYLVHGMGDGQDLIEQERLAATNMKTALQQSPSVKQIIYLSALQPDDNSSPHLIARKLTGDLLRQSGIPVTELRASIIVGPGSAAFEVMRDMVYNLPILTPPRWVRSKSSPVALENLLIYLTELLKHPSAENRIFDVAGPEYISYQTMFERFIAISGKRRWLIPIPLPTRFISVYFINMVTSVPTPIASALIEGLNHDLPADGQALQALIPQSLISFDDAVKETLRREDEVVDSPDWGYDPEARARWRPGYGFYPKQAGCTLYTSASSEALWHVVQQIGGKEGYFYGNPLWKTRAWMDDLAGGGVVYGRPERETLELGDLIDGWKVITLKPLRQLAMMFGMKAPGLGRLTFTIKELGGRRSFDVRAWWHPAGFNGLLYWFVMMPAHLFIFRGMAKRIATLAVQYDREQQSIHEQKLPTPEQNAKSEA; from the coding sequence ATGACACCGCAACGGATATTGGTACTGGGCGCCAGTGGCTATATTGGCCAACATCTGGTGCCAAAACTACGCCAGCAAGGGCATGCTGTCACTGCCGCCGCACGCCGTATCGAGTGGTTAAAAGAGCAGCCATGGCCGGGGGTCGAGTGCCGTTTTGTCGATCTTTATCAGCCCTCAACCCTTATCGCCGCGCTACAAGATATTGATGTCGTCTATTATCTGGTACATGGCATGGGCGACGGGCAGGATTTGATTGAGCAGGAGCGCCTGGCTGCCACCAATATGAAAACCGCGCTCCAACAGAGCCCGTCGGTCAAGCAGATCATTTACCTGAGCGCATTACAACCCGATGATAACAGTTCCCCTCATCTGATTGCCCGCAAACTAACCGGTGACCTGCTGCGCCAAAGTGGTATTCCGGTGACCGAACTGCGCGCCAGTATCATTGTCGGCCCCGGCTCTGCCGCTTTTGAAGTGATGCGCGATATGGTTTATAACCTGCCGATTCTGACGCCGCCGCGCTGGGTGCGCTCAAAATCATCCCCGGTCGCGCTGGAAAATTTACTGATTTACTTAACAGAATTGCTCAAGCACCCATCAGCAGAAAATCGCATATTTGATGTCGCCGGGCCGGAATATATTAGCTATCAAACCATGTTCGAGCGGTTTATTGCAATCAGTGGTAAACGGCGCTGGCTGATTCCTATTCCGCTCCCAACCCGCTTTATCTCGGTTTATTTCATCAATATGGTGACCTCAGTCCCGACGCCAATTGCCAGTGCTTTGATTGAGGGGCTGAATCACGATTTACCGGCTGATGGCCAAGCTTTACAGGCGCTAATTCCCCAATCACTCATTAGTTTTGATGATGCCGTTAAAGAGACATTGCGCCGCGAGGATGAAGTGGTGGATTCGCCCGACTGGGGCTATGACCCCGAAGCTCGCGCCCGTTGGCGACCGGGTTACGGTTTTTATCCCAAACAGGCGGGTTGCACACTTTATACCTCCGCTTCCAGCGAGGCGCTGTGGCATGTCGTCCAGCAAATTGGCGGCAAAGAAGGTTATTTCTATGGCAATCCGCTATGGAAAACCCGCGCCTGGATGGATGATCTGGCCGGTGGCGGTGTGGTTTATGGCCGCCCGGAAAGAGAAACGCTGGAATTGGGTGACCTGATTGATGGCTGGAAAGTTATCACTCTCAAACCATTACGTCAGTTAGCCATGATGTTCGGCATGAAAGCGCCGGGGCTTGGGCGGCTCACTTTTACTATCAAGGAGTTAGGTGGTCGCCGCAGCTTTGATGTCCGGGCATGGTGGCATCCGGCGGGCTTTAACGGATTACTGTATTGGTTTGTGATGATGCCCGCACACCTGTTTATTTTTCGGGGTATGGCGAAACGTATTGCCACTTTGGCGGTGCAATATGATCGCGAACAGCAATCTATTCATGAACAGAAATTGCCCACACCCGAGCAAAATGCCAAGTCAGAGGCTTAA